From the Hyphomicrobium sp. ghe19 genome, one window contains:
- a CDS encoding PIG-L family deacetylase: MPRRVLVLAPHADDAEFGIGAYIARATDAGWHVTVVIGATGNYHRGSVWIDGGSREGEARKALAHLGVTDVRFEKWFNENLALAADYTRIVTGIENLVSGYDEVYVCLPSFNQDHRVLHDAFLTATRPGRTTANLYAYEYPGNCWGPPLPTCGKKYLVCSPVHAVRKLEALMMHKSQFDGRFVCVGPQAAKSLLDQRGSEVGPDPAELVYVMREFG; encoded by the coding sequence ATGCCAAGGCGGGTTTTAGTCCTAGCGCCTCACGCTGACGATGCTGAGTTCGGTATCGGAGCGTATATCGCCAGAGCCACAGACGCCGGATGGCACGTCACCGTCGTCATCGGCGCGACCGGCAATTACCATCGAGGCTCGGTTTGGATCGACGGCGGCTCTCGGGAAGGCGAGGCGCGTAAAGCGCTTGCGCACCTGGGAGTAACCGACGTCCGCTTCGAGAAGTGGTTCAACGAAAATCTGGCGCTGGCCGCTGACTACACGAGGATCGTCACCGGGATCGAAAATCTGGTGTCAGGCTACGACGAAGTCTACGTCTGCCTGCCGTCGTTCAACCAGGATCACCGGGTGTTGCACGACGCCTTCCTGACGGCGACGCGCCCCGGCCGGACGACCGCCAACCTGTACGCTTACGAGTACCCAGGGAACTGCTGGGGGCCGCCGCTGCCGACGTGCGGCAAGAAGTACCTCGTCTGCAGCCCGGTCCACGCCGTGCGGAAGCTCGAAGCCCTGATGATGCACAAAAGCCAGTTCGACGGACGCTTCGTCTGCGTCGGTCCGCAAGCTGCAAAGTCGCTCCTCGACCAGCGCGGATCAGAGGTCGGTCCTGATCCGGCCGAACTCGTCTACGTCATGCGTGAGTTCGGCTGA
- a CDS encoding WbqC family protein yields MGEGVALMELDFFPGPFTVSVHQPNFMPWAGFWNKVANSDVMVLMCGVQFDRGDYQHRVKLAGSWLTVPVKSTQHHALILDLEMADGTAIPRIAKSVRQVVMSKKNKYRDRLDNLMVLLESWSPHNRSIADLNIRLISEINAALDTGCALHVDVEKRTGSKVENLDALLVDRWPLNCARPAYLSGAAAADYMDFDSLKFPIETRFQLLSEGISSDSVVQLIAQQEDPLEIIRWCAKWRTKDGVVDDAKAGFSPSASR; encoded by the coding sequence TTGGGCGAAGGCGTTGCACTGATGGAATTGGATTTTTTCCCAGGCCCGTTCACCGTGTCGGTGCACCAGCCGAACTTCATGCCGTGGGCCGGCTTCTGGAACAAGGTCGCCAACTCCGACGTCATGGTTTTGATGTGCGGTGTGCAGTTCGACCGCGGCGATTACCAGCACCGGGTGAAGCTCGCAGGCTCCTGGCTGACCGTGCCGGTGAAGTCGACGCAGCATCACGCCCTGATACTCGACCTCGAAATGGCGGACGGTACGGCGATCCCGCGCATCGCCAAGTCCGTGCGTCAGGTCGTGATGTCGAAGAAGAATAAGTACCGAGACCGACTCGACAACCTGATGGTGCTCTTGGAGAGCTGGAGCCCGCACAACCGGAGTATTGCCGACCTGAACATTCGGCTGATCAGCGAGATCAACGCTGCACTCGACACTGGCTGCGCGCTCCATGTGGACGTCGAAAAGCGCACCGGGAGCAAGGTTGAAAACCTCGATGCACTGCTCGTCGATCGATGGCCGTTGAACTGTGCCCGTCCAGCGTATTTGTCTGGCGCTGCGGCAGCCGATTACATGGATTTCGACAGCCTGAAGTTCCCAATTGAGACGAGATTTCAGTTGCTCTCGGAAGGGATTTCGTCTGATAGTGTAGTGCAATTAATTGCACAGCAGGAAGACCCTCTGGAGATCATCAGATGGTGTGCAAAGTGGCGTACCAAGGACGGGGTAGTTGACGATGCCAAGGCGGGTTTTAGTCCTAGCGCCTCACGCTGA
- a CDS encoding bifunctional 2-polyprenyl-6-hydroxyphenol methylase/3-demethylubiquinol 3-O-methyltransferase UbiG, protein MSSKDYALRVEKWSASEQWTSEAEELLSRVGLKALDKVLDVGTNTGRMMQLAMRKGAIPFGVEKNAAARYLAQQNGCQVYPTINDAATQHGPFFDVVLLSHVLGHVNDPVDMLWQCVSVTRHGGVIGLLGPNPVYDNLMAPMNALTGYKGDATIQHSIGLMRLQRMLPPWFNTVDVFYLGEKPKWLPGSLLPESTRSRLGVVIRRSNPVE, encoded by the coding sequence ATGTCCAGCAAAGATTACGCTCTGCGCGTCGAGAAATGGTCAGCGTCGGAGCAGTGGACGTCGGAAGCGGAGGAGCTGCTCAGCCGCGTCGGTTTGAAGGCTCTCGACAAGGTGCTCGATGTCGGCACGAACACCGGCCGCATGATGCAGCTGGCGATGCGCAAAGGCGCAATCCCGTTCGGTGTCGAGAAGAACGCTGCCGCCCGGTATCTCGCGCAGCAGAACGGCTGTCAGGTGTATCCGACGATCAACGATGCAGCGACGCAGCATGGCCCGTTCTTCGATGTCGTGCTGCTGTCCCACGTCCTCGGCCACGTCAACGATCCTGTCGACATGCTCTGGCAGTGCGTCTCGGTGACGAGGCATGGGGGCGTGATCGGCCTTCTCGGGCCGAACCCAGTCTATGACAACCTGATGGCTCCGATGAACGCCCTGACCGGCTACAAGGGCGATGCCACGATCCAGCACTCGATTGGCCTGATGCGCCTGCAGCGGATGCTGCCGCCCTGGTTCAACACTGTCGACGTCTTCTATCTCGGTGAGAAGCCGAAGTGGTTGCCCGGCAGTCTCCTGCCCGAGAGCACGCGCTCGCGCCTCGGTGTCGTCATCCGCCGCTCCAACCCGGTTGAGTAA